A stretch of the Ochrobactrum sp. BTU1 genome encodes the following:
- a CDS encoding SDR family oxidoreductase, producing MADEQVFSVAGKVIAVTGGSSGLGLHMVRVLARHGAKVVSISRSRDGEKFCPSGGEVLEIMADITNPDEVKTAFDEAEQRLGPINVLFNNAGVAHVARALDTTRDMLEHIFDVNVAGSFFTAQEMARRMIDRKQAGAIVNTTSILAERPQKGTAAYAMSKACVTQMTRALALEWASHDIRVNAIAPGWFPTRINERQLSGPAGGYFKGRNPMRRLGEMEDLDGVVLMLASDASRYMTGSVITIDGGHHI from the coding sequence ATGGCTGACGAACAGGTTTTCTCTGTCGCAGGCAAGGTGATTGCCGTGACCGGAGGTTCTTCGGGGTTGGGGTTGCACATGGTGCGCGTGCTTGCGCGCCATGGGGCAAAAGTTGTTTCAATTTCACGCAGTCGGGATGGTGAGAAATTCTGCCCTTCTGGTGGTGAAGTGCTGGAAATCATGGCGGATATCACCAACCCAGACGAGGTAAAGACCGCGTTCGATGAGGCGGAACAGCGTCTTGGCCCTATCAATGTGCTTTTCAATAATGCAGGTGTCGCCCATGTCGCGAGAGCGCTGGATACGACGCGGGATATGCTGGAGCACATCTTTGACGTGAACGTGGCCGGATCGTTCTTCACTGCACAGGAAATGGCGCGACGGATGATCGACCGAAAGCAGGCCGGCGCCATCGTGAATACAACGAGTATTCTTGCGGAGCGTCCTCAGAAGGGGACTGCTGCCTATGCGATGTCCAAAGCCTGCGTAACGCAGATGACTCGCGCGCTGGCGCTTGAATGGGCGTCGCATGATATTCGCGTCAATGCGATTGCGCCGGGATGGTTTCCAACGCGAATCAATGAACGGCAGCTATCGGGTCCTGCTGGCGGATATTTTAAAGGCCGCAACCCCATGCGACGGCTTGGCGAAATGGAGGATCTTGACGGTGTGGTGCTAATGCTTGCTTCTGATGCAAGCCGTTACATGACTGGATCGGTGATTACCATTGACGGTGGCCATCACATCTAG
- a CDS encoding gamma-glutamyl-gamma-aminobutyrate hydrolase family protein, whose product MAKVSRPLIAVPTDVKPFENYVWHSAPEQYLAAAIDVAEVTPLLVPSFGAKMDLDSILDSVDGLLVTGSKSNVNPELYGVEPSAAFEPYDNARDATSLPLIRAAIDKGVPVLAICRGIQELNVALGGTLATEIQELEGRMDHRAPESDSQAERFAIQHPIKIAPNSCLAEILKTDDVKVNSVHRQAIDKLAPVLAVEATADDGTIEAVSVKNAKGFVVGVQWHPEYWVQSDAPSRKIFEAFGEAVRQHKAQRTA is encoded by the coding sequence ATGGCAAAAGTTTCTCGCCCTCTCATCGCCGTTCCCACAGACGTAAAGCCGTTTGAAAATTACGTCTGGCATTCTGCGCCCGAGCAATATCTTGCTGCAGCGATTGACGTTGCAGAAGTCACGCCCCTGCTGGTTCCCAGCTTTGGCGCGAAGATGGATCTCGATAGCATTCTCGATAGCGTGGACGGCCTGCTGGTCACTGGATCAAAATCCAACGTCAATCCGGAGCTTTACGGCGTCGAACCGAGTGCGGCCTTTGAGCCTTACGACAACGCCCGAGATGCAACATCGCTGCCGCTCATCCGTGCAGCAATCGACAAGGGCGTCCCCGTGCTGGCGATTTGCCGCGGCATTCAGGAACTGAATGTGGCGCTGGGCGGCACGTTGGCCACCGAAATTCAGGAGCTGGAAGGTCGTATGGACCATCGTGCGCCGGAATCAGACAGCCAGGCCGAGCGCTTTGCCATTCAGCACCCGATCAAGATCGCGCCAAACTCCTGTCTTGCAGAGATACTGAAAACCGACGACGTGAAGGTCAATTCGGTCCATCGTCAGGCAATCGACAAGCTGGCACCGGTTCTGGCGGTTGAAGCCACAGCGGACGATGGCACGATTGAAGCCGTCTCAGTCAAGAATGCAAAGGGTTTTGTCGTCGGCGTTCAGTGGCACCCGGAATACTGGGTGCAATCCGATGCGCCTTCGCGCAAGATTTTCGAAGCCTTTGGCGAGGCAGTGCGCCAACATAAGGCGCAGCGCACAGCCTGA
- a CDS encoding 2-hydroxyacid dehydrogenase, protein MTQREATILVLGNFNDYAVQRLSGEFNIKRIPKGDAALVEAAWAGDVKGAASMSTVDAKLIDALPNLEIIGNFGVGYDAVDAKHAGANDVMVTNTPDVLTEEVADTALGLLIDTVRELSKSQEFLRAGRWPKEGRYPLSKLSLRGRSVGIFGLGRIGKAIAHRVEAFGLPVSYHNRRKADDVSYTYYPSLLELAKAVDTLILVAPGGAETAKAINADVLKALGPEGVLINIGRGSVVDEDALAQALTDGTIAAAGLDVFANEPNVPQALLDAPNTVLLPHIGSASEKTRRDMANLVIDNLISWFDKGEAITPVPETSHVKKK, encoded by the coding sequence ATGACTCAACGTGAAGCGACCATTCTGGTGCTCGGTAATTTCAACGATTATGCCGTGCAACGGCTTTCAGGCGAGTTCAATATCAAGCGGATTCCCAAAGGCGATGCGGCGCTGGTTGAGGCAGCCTGGGCTGGTGATGTCAAAGGCGCTGCCAGCATGTCGACGGTCGATGCAAAGCTGATTGATGCGCTGCCTAATCTTGAAATTATCGGTAATTTCGGGGTTGGTTATGATGCTGTTGATGCGAAACATGCCGGTGCCAATGACGTCATGGTCACCAATACGCCGGACGTTCTGACGGAAGAAGTTGCAGATACTGCGCTTGGCCTTCTGATTGATACCGTGCGCGAATTGTCCAAATCGCAGGAGTTTCTGCGCGCTGGTCGCTGGCCAAAGGAAGGGCGCTATCCGCTCTCCAAATTGTCACTGCGCGGCCGCTCTGTCGGTATTTTTGGCCTCGGTCGCATTGGCAAGGCGATTGCGCATCGTGTCGAAGCTTTTGGCCTTCCTGTGTCCTATCACAATCGCCGTAAGGCAGATGATGTGAGCTATACTTATTACCCGAGCCTGCTTGAGCTTGCGAAGGCGGTGGATACGCTCATTCTGGTTGCCCCCGGCGGTGCGGAGACTGCAAAGGCTATCAATGCAGATGTGCTGAAAGCGCTGGGACCGGAAGGTGTGCTGATCAATATTGGCCGTGGTTCGGTTGTTGATGAAGATGCGCTTGCTCAGGCGCTGACCGACGGAACGATTGCTGCTGCCGGTCTTGATGTGTTTGCCAATGAACCGAATGTGCCGCAGGCGCTTCTTGATGCCCCGAATACGGTATTGTTGCCGCATATCGGTTCGGCTTCTGAAAAGACCCGCCGCGATATGGCTAATCTTGTGATCGACAATCTGATCTCGTGGTTCGACAAGGGCGAGGCGATTACGCCGGTGCCGGAAACCAGTCACGTCAAGAAAAAGTAA
- a CDS encoding LacI family transcriptional regulator produces the protein MAQKIKLSTIADALGVSTATVSLALRDSPLVADQTREKIKEHARAIGYIYNRRAASLRTSRSGIVGVVVHDIMNPFFAEILRSIETELDRSRQTFILSNHYDQLEKQRTFMDTLLQLGADGVIMSPAIGTPPEDIQLAEDNGLPVVLIARDVEGVHAPVFRGDDAYGIGLATNHLISLGHTRIAMIGGTDQTSTGRDRYQGYLQAMHKAGLEVKPEWRISGPRTKQGGFEVAPQFLALKDKPTAAVCWNDLTAIGLMNGIARAGLVPGEDISVTGYDDLEEAAIATPALTTVWNGQREVGRRAARALLDQLNGIEVSHDQELIKPELHIRQSTSKPK, from the coding sequence TTGGCTCAGAAAATCAAGCTTTCGACCATCGCAGATGCGCTTGGTGTTTCGACGGCCACCGTTTCGCTGGCATTGCGCGACAGTCCTCTTGTCGCCGATCAGACACGCGAAAAGATCAAGGAACATGCCCGCGCCATCGGTTACATCTATAACCGTCGCGCTGCCAGCCTGCGCACGTCCCGTTCCGGGATCGTGGGTGTTGTCGTACATGACATCATGAACCCGTTCTTCGCCGAAATTTTGCGGTCGATTGAAACGGAGCTGGACCGTTCGCGACAGACCTTCATTCTGTCCAACCATTATGACCAGCTGGAAAAGCAGCGCACCTTCATGGATACGTTGCTGCAGCTCGGCGCGGATGGCGTCATCATGTCGCCGGCCATCGGCACACCGCCGGAAGATATCCAGCTTGCGGAAGATAACGGCCTGCCGGTCGTTCTGATCGCGCGTGATGTTGAAGGTGTCCATGCACCGGTTTTCCGGGGGGATGATGCCTATGGTATCGGCCTTGCCACCAATCATCTGATTTCGCTTGGGCACACCCGCATCGCCATGATCGGTGGTACGGATCAGACTTCGACAGGCCGTGACCGTTATCAGGGCTATTTGCAGGCCATGCATAAGGCCGGACTTGAAGTGAAGCCTGAATGGCGCATTTCGGGGCCGCGTACCAAGCAGGGCGGCTTTGAAGTTGCGCCACAGTTTCTTGCGCTCAAAGACAAGCCGACCGCAGCCGTTTGCTGGAACGATCTGACTGCTATCGGTTTGATGAACGGTATCGCGCGTGCAGGGCTTGTTCCGGGTGAAGACATTTCCGTCACCGGATATGACGATCTGGAAGAAGCGGCCATCGCGACACCGGCGCTGACCACTGTGTGGAACGGCCAGCGCGAAGTCGGTCGCCGTGCGGCGCGCGCGCTGCTCGACCAGCTGAATGGCATTGAAGTTTCGCATGATCAGGAACTGATTAAACCGGAGTTGCATATCCGGCAATCGACTTCCAAGCCCAAATAG
- a CDS encoding MarR family transcriptional regulator yields the protein MSKANKAVMLYRMQSVARLTRTVLATRLLELGLYAGQDAVMLQLAAEDGLPPGVLAQRLGVRPPTITKTITRLQSQGFVVKRASETDQRQSHVYLTPQGIEAIRIIEKSIKKTEKDMLKGLDKKERKTFLKMLGRMESNLAARGAARLTDELDKEVVDDDDVE from the coding sequence ATGAGTAAGGCCAACAAGGCAGTGATGCTTTACCGGATGCAGTCGGTAGCGCGTCTTACACGAACCGTACTGGCTACACGTCTTCTGGAGCTTGGGCTTTATGCCGGTCAGGATGCAGTGATGCTGCAACTTGCAGCTGAAGATGGCTTGCCTCCGGGCGTTCTGGCTCAGCGCCTCGGCGTGCGTCCACCGACAATCACCAAGACCATTACCCGGCTGCAGAGCCAGGGCTTCGTGGTCAAGCGGGCATCTGAGACAGATCAGCGCCAGTCGCATGTCTATCTCACGCCGCAGGGCATTGAAGCGATCCGCATCATCGAAAAGTCGATCAAGAAAACCGAAAAAGATATGCTGAAAGGCCTCGACAAGAAGGAGCGTAAAACCTTCCTGAAGATGCTTGGGCGCATGGAAAGCAACCTTGCTGCGCGTGGCGCGGCGCGTTTGACCGACGAGTTGGACAAGGAAGTTGTTGATGACGATGATGTTGAATAG
- a CDS encoding creatininase family protein: MNNLRDQNSDMIVVLPLGAHEQHGPHLPFETDTIIAEGIVARINDALPADLNVNFLPAQPVGYSIEHMDVEGTQSLAFSEAVNQWIGMGENLHAGGIRKLVMLNAHGGNSPLMTIVATELRTRLDMLAVATSWTRFGMPEGLITPEDKSLDIHGGFIETSVMLALRPDLVDMTKAADFSNAQSDFAKKFKHLRAYGPHAFGWKMQDLNTEGVAGNAAAATAEAGEKILAHAVAGFIELLHDVDQFDLARFSPKQLVV; this comes from the coding sequence ATGAATAACCTGCGCGACCAGAACAGCGACATGATCGTCGTCCTGCCACTTGGCGCCCACGAGCAGCATGGTCCTCATCTGCCATTTGAAACAGATACGATTATCGCCGAAGGCATTGTCGCGCGCATCAATGACGCACTGCCTGCCGATCTCAACGTCAATTTCCTGCCTGCCCAGCCGGTTGGCTATTCCATTGAACATATGGACGTCGAAGGCACCCAAAGCCTCGCCTTCTCGGAAGCCGTCAATCAATGGATCGGCATGGGTGAGAACCTTCATGCAGGCGGCATTCGCAAGCTGGTCATGCTCAATGCCCATGGCGGCAACTCACCGCTGATGACCATCGTTGCAACCGAGCTTCGCACCCGCCTTGATATGCTGGCTGTGGCCACAAGCTGGACCCGCTTCGGTATGCCGGAAGGGCTGATTACACCGGAAGACAAGTCGCTCGATATTCATGGCGGCTTTATCGAAACATCCGTGATGCTGGCGCTGCGCCCCGATCTCGTCGATATGACGAAGGCCGCAGACTTCTCCAATGCACAGTCCGACTTCGCAAAAAAATTCAAACATTTGCGCGCCTATGGCCCTCATGCCTTCGGCTGGAAGATGCAGGATCTGAATACGGAAGGTGTCGCAGGCAATGCGGCAGCTGCAACCGCTGAGGCAGGCGAAAAAATCCTCGCGCACGCTGTTGCAGGCTTTATTGAGCTGCTCCACGATGTGGATCAGTTTGATCTCGCTCGCTTTTCGCCCAAACAACTCGTGGTCTGA
- a CDS encoding GTP-binding protein — MSQAEAHTEDKSNTDAGTNAGRIPVTVLTGYLGSGKTTLLNRILTENHGKRYAVIVNEFGEIGIDNDLIVESDEEIYEMNNGCICCTVRGDLIRVVEGLMRRPGRFDAIIVETTGLADPVPVAQTFFMDDDVRAKTGLDAVVALVDAKHLPLRLKDSREAEDQIAFADVVLINKTDLVTPEELAAIEATVRAINPHAIVHRTERASIPLDRVLDRGAFDLKRALENDPHFLDHDHPDHVCGPDCDHDHGHDHHHHGHHHDHEHTCGPDCNHDHGHAHGHDHHHHHDHDHHHASPIHDVTVTSVSLRAGEIDPAKFFPWIQNITQTQGPNILRLKGIIAFKDDPDRYVVQGVHMIIEGDHQRAWKPDEKHESRLVFIGRQLDAAELKAGFENCQSQ, encoded by the coding sequence ATGAGCCAGGCTGAAGCCCACACTGAGGACAAGTCAAACACAGATGCTGGCACAAACGCTGGCCGTATTCCCGTTACCGTTCTGACCGGATATCTGGGCTCGGGTAAAACGACGCTTCTCAACCGCATCCTTACCGAAAACCACGGCAAGCGTTATGCGGTCATCGTCAACGAATTCGGCGAGATCGGTATCGACAACGATCTGATCGTCGAGTCTGACGAAGAAATCTACGAAATGAACAATGGCTGCATCTGCTGCACCGTGCGCGGAGATTTGATTCGCGTGGTGGAAGGCCTGATGCGCCGTCCGGGCCGCTTCGACGCCATTATCGTTGAAACCACCGGCCTTGCTGATCCGGTTCCTGTCGCGCAGACCTTCTTCATGGATGACGATGTCCGCGCCAAGACCGGCCTTGATGCCGTTGTCGCTCTGGTTGACGCAAAGCACCTTCCGCTGCGCCTCAAGGACAGCCGCGAAGCAGAAGACCAGATTGCATTTGCCGATGTGGTTCTGATTAACAAAACCGATCTGGTGACACCGGAAGAACTGGCCGCGATTGAAGCAACGGTTCGCGCCATCAATCCACACGCAATTGTTCACCGTACAGAACGCGCATCGATTCCGCTTGATCGCGTGCTTGATCGCGGTGCATTCGACCTGAAACGTGCGCTCGAAAACGATCCGCATTTCCTCGATCATGACCATCCGGACCACGTTTGCGGACCTGATTGTGATCACGATCATGGCCACGACCATCATCATCATGGGCACCACCATGATCATGAGCACACCTGCGGCCCAGACTGCAATCACGATCATGGGCATGCCCACGGACATGACCATCACCACCATCATGATCACGATCATCATCATGCATCGCCGATCCATGATGTGACGGTGACTTCGGTGTCGCTGCGTGCGGGTGAAATTGATCCGGCCAAATTTTTCCCCTGGATTCAGAACATCACCCAGACACAGGGTCCAAACATTCTGCGTCTCAAGGGGATCATCGCGTTCAAAGACGATCCGGACCGCTACGTGGTTCAGGGCGTTCATATGATCATCGAAGGTGATCACCAGCGCGCATGGAAGCCTGACGAAAAGCATGAAAGCCGTCTCGTCTTCATCGGACGTCAGCTCGATGCAGCTGAACTCAAAGCCGGTTTTGAAAACTGCCAATCCCAGTAA
- a CDS encoding WD40 repeat domain-containing protein, whose amino-acid sequence MPTVAPLDLDGHCLYARFISGVPFFALADGSIHRLDNGHQTSAAHDGLLSATLTFDGKALVTGGEDGRVCQTASDGTVTELAKVPRKWMTAVASGPNGTVGFASGRSAWVRTSNGKVQEFAQERSVEGIAFAPKGQRLAIARYNGATLIWTGTEAKPVELEWKGAHIGATFSPDGRFLITSMQENALHGWRLEDSKHMRMTGYPAKVKDWSWSVKAKWLATSGAPAAIVWPFAGKDGPMGKAPLELGLRGDSMVTSVACHPIEDITAIGYNDGMILLVRFEDQKEVLLRRGGKGAITSMGWDGQGTRLAFGSETGDCGVIDMTS is encoded by the coding sequence ATGCCTACAGTTGCCCCGCTCGACCTTGATGGTCATTGCCTCTACGCCCGTTTTATCAGCGGCGTTCCATTCTTTGCTCTGGCCGATGGTTCTATCCATCGGCTGGACAATGGCCACCAGACCAGCGCCGCTCATGACGGGCTTCTCAGCGCAACGCTAACCTTTGATGGAAAAGCGCTGGTAACGGGCGGTGAAGATGGCCGCGTTTGCCAGACTGCATCGGATGGTACAGTCACGGAACTCGCAAAAGTACCGCGCAAGTGGATGACCGCGGTTGCAAGTGGCCCCAACGGAACGGTCGGCTTTGCCTCTGGCCGCTCGGCATGGGTCCGCACATCCAACGGCAAGGTGCAGGAATTTGCACAGGAACGCAGCGTCGAAGGCATTGCGTTTGCGCCAAAGGGCCAGCGTCTGGCAATCGCGCGCTATAATGGCGCAACATTGATCTGGACTGGCACGGAAGCAAAGCCTGTCGAGCTTGAATGGAAAGGCGCGCATATCGGTGCCACCTTCTCGCCAGATGGCCGCTTCCTGATTACATCCATGCAGGAAAATGCGCTGCATGGCTGGCGTCTGGAAGACAGCAAGCACATGCGCATGACCGGCTATCCTGCCAAGGTCAAAGACTGGTCATGGAGCGTGAAAGCCAAGTGGCTTGCCACTTCAGGCGCACCGGCCGCTATTGTCTGGCCGTTTGCTGGCAAAGATGGCCCTATGGGTAAGGCACCGCTGGAGCTTGGTCTGCGCGGAGACAGCATGGTGACATCGGTTGCCTGCCACCCAATCGAAGACATTACCGCCATTGGCTATAATGACGGCATGATTCTTCTGGTGCGCTTCGAAGATCAAAAGGAAGTGCTGCTACGTCGTGGCGGCAAAGGCGCGATCACCAGCATGGGCTGGGATGGTCAGGGCACTCGTTTAGCCTTCGGGTCTGAAACGGGCGACTGTGGCGTTATTGATATGACGAGCTAA
- a CDS encoding alpha/beta hydrolase: MVKKTFTAAIMMAFAAMTGSALAEGQPTPIKVVSKAQGMALNSMATSTKDETVAPKLGEGVTMREKKMDAETTPEQNFSRSKQFIYRFYKPENASNELIVLLHGSGGNEASLVPMASKIWPRATLLGVRGRVMQDGGTRWYKRITPVKFDQKDVKLEANAFVTFLSRLADEKDLDLPHATFVGYSNGANLLAATMMLHPDLVKRAVLMRSMPVLDNVPVANLGKARVLTITGQEDKLYSPFAPALSALLRSGGAKVDARMIEADHMLGEKDASAISQWVASLGPDGGPTVTMKAK; this comes from the coding sequence ATGGTAAAGAAGACGTTTACAGCCGCCATCATGATGGCGTTTGCAGCAATGACTGGTTCCGCTCTGGCGGAAGGACAGCCCACGCCTATAAAGGTTGTGAGCAAGGCGCAGGGCATGGCCCTGAACAGCATGGCTACATCGACGAAAGATGAAACAGTCGCTCCCAAGCTGGGAGAGGGCGTAACGATGCGTGAAAAGAAAATGGATGCTGAGACGACGCCGGAACAGAATTTTTCACGCAGCAAGCAGTTCATCTATCGTTTCTATAAGCCTGAAAACGCTTCCAACGAACTGATTGTCCTGTTGCATGGTTCAGGCGGCAATGAAGCAAGCCTCGTGCCGATGGCATCCAAGATCTGGCCGCGTGCAACGCTGCTTGGTGTTCGTGGCCGCGTCATGCAGGATGGCGGCACGCGCTGGTACAAGCGCATCACGCCGGTCAAGTTCGATCAGAAAGACGTGAAGCTTGAAGCCAACGCATTCGTGACCTTCCTCTCGCGTCTTGCTGATGAGAAGGATCTCGATCTCCCACATGCAACCTTCGTTGGCTATTCCAATGGCGCAAATCTGCTCGCTGCAACGATGATGCTGCATCCGGATCTGGTGAAGCGTGCGGTGCTGATGCGCTCGATGCCTGTTCTGGACAACGTGCCGGTTGCCAATCTGGGCAAGGCGCGCGTTCTGACGATTACAGGTCAGGAAGACAAGCTTTATTCGCCTTTCGCACCGGCTCTTTCTGCCCTGCTGCGCTCTGGCGGTGCAAAGGTCGATGCCCGTATGATCGAGGCTGATCATATGCTTGGTGAAAAGGACGCTTCCGCAATCAGTCAGTGGGTTGCGTCGCTTGGCCCGGATGGTGGTCCGACGGTTACGATGAAGGCAAAGTAA
- the msrP gene encoding protein-methionine-sulfoxide reductase catalytic subunit MsrP, giving the protein MSSFKQGRFSSARLNSSDVTPKNLYLRRREFLIGAGALAATGIASAGFADPLTAKASAYKVDEKLTPKESVTTYNNFYEFGTDKSDPSANSGDFKPLPWRLKVDGLVKQPKEFDIQDLMAKMPLEERIYRMRCVEAWSMVIPWIGFPLASLLSQVEPLGSAKYIAFTGVVRPEEMPGQKGLFQVLDWPYVEGLRLDEAMHPLTILSVGLYGETLPNANGAPVRLVVPWKYGFKGIKSITKISFVEKQPPTSWQQQAANEYGFYANVNPDVDHPRWSQATERRIGEGSFFGSSRRPTLPFNGYAEEVASLYAGMDLGANY; this is encoded by the coding sequence ATGAGTAGCTTCAAGCAAGGCCGTTTTTCGTCTGCCCGCCTTAATTCAAGCGACGTGACGCCGAAAAATCTTTATTTGCGTCGCCGCGAATTTCTGATCGGCGCGGGCGCACTGGCCGCGACCGGCATTGCATCGGCGGGATTTGCCGATCCGCTCACGGCCAAAGCCTCGGCCTATAAAGTCGATGAAAAGCTGACGCCGAAAGAATCTGTCACGACCTATAACAACTTCTATGAGTTTGGCACGGACAAGAGCGACCCTTCTGCGAATTCCGGTGATTTCAAACCATTGCCATGGCGGCTGAAAGTCGACGGGTTGGTCAAGCAGCCCAAGGAATTCGACATTCAGGACCTGATGGCCAAGATGCCGCTTGAAGAACGCATCTACCGGATGCGCTGCGTTGAAGCCTGGTCAATGGTCATTCCATGGATCGGCTTTCCGCTGGCAAGCCTGCTGTCTCAGGTCGAACCACTTGGCTCGGCCAAATACATCGCCTTCACGGGCGTCGTGCGCCCTGAAGAGATGCCGGGTCAGAAAGGGCTGTTTCAGGTGCTCGACTGGCCTTATGTCGAGGGCTTGCGTCTGGACGAAGCCATGCACCCGCTGACCATCCTTTCCGTTGGCCTTTATGGTGAAACGCTTCCCAACGCCAATGGCGCGCCCGTCCGGCTCGTTGTGCCGTGGAAATATGGTTTCAAGGGTATCAAATCGATCACCAAAATCAGCTTCGTGGAAAAGCAGCCGCCGACATCGTGGCAGCAGCAGGCCGCCAATGAATATGGCTTTTATGCCAATGTGAACCCGGACGTCGATCATCCCCGCTGGTCACAGGCAACCGAGCGGCGTATCGGCGAAGGCAGCTTCTTTGGCTCCAGCCGTCGTCCTACCTTGCCGTTCAATGGCTATGCCGAAGAAGTCGCATCGCTTTATGCAGGCATGGACCTGGGGGCAAATTACTGA
- the msrQ gene encoding protein-methionine-sulfoxide reductase heme-binding subunit MsrQ, giving the protein MAVAATIQAKKPNRQARFKPGWWKVWALYAVGFIPALWAFYLGATDQLGADPVKSFEHMLGLWALRLLILTLLVTPIRDLTGISLLRYRRALGLLAFYYVLMHFAVYMVLDQALNLSAVIADIVKRPFITIGMISLALLVPLAITSNNWSIRKLGRRWTTLHKLVYVAIAGGAIHFLMSVKSWPAEPVIYALIVAALLLWRVVRPLFKGRRQIKPQREAAVTLKK; this is encoded by the coding sequence ATGGCCGTCGCAGCCACGATCCAAGCCAAAAAGCCCAACCGTCAGGCCCGGTTCAAACCAGGCTGGTGGAAGGTATGGGCGCTTTATGCGGTCGGCTTCATTCCCGCCCTATGGGCGTTTTATCTCGGCGCAACCGACCAGCTCGGCGCAGACCCTGTTAAAAGCTTTGAGCATATGCTCGGCCTCTGGGCACTGCGCCTTCTCATTCTGACCCTGCTGGTGACACCCATCCGTGACCTGACGGGCATCAGCCTGCTGCGCTATCGCCGCGCACTTGGCCTGCTCGCCTTCTATTATGTGCTGATGCATTTCGCGGTCTATATGGTGCTGGATCAGGCGCTCAATCTGTCTGCGGTGATAGCCGATATTGTCAAAAGACCGTTCATCACCATCGGGATGATCAGCCTCGCCCTTCTGGTGCCGCTCGCCATCACTTCGAACAACTGGTCAATCCGCAAACTGGGGCGGCGCTGGACCACGCTGCATAAGCTCGTCTATGTGGCCATTGCAGGTGGAGCGATCCATTTCCTGATGTCGGTCAAAAGCTGGCCAGCAGAACCCGTCATCTATGCTCTGATCGTAGCGGCGCTGCTGCTCTGGCGGGTAGTGCGTCCGCTCTTCAAAGGACGCAGACAGATAAAACCCCAGCGGGAAGCTGCTGTAACGCTAAAGAAATAA
- a CDS encoding DUF4105 domain-containing protein: MSSILKSKPVRFLGKFVFVLFVIIFAIWSSFAMWFQLPFGNAVRGSIIAVWLAIALWVIAGERNFYCMRKRLFFCLLALLMLGWWATIRPSLDRIWAPDVARTVTGKIDGDNVTLFNVRDFDWRTPNDFTPNWKEATYDLSKINSVDVYLSYWAGPAIAHTLLSFGFEDGRHVVFSGEIRREHHEVFSSIGGFFREFELAMIAAEESDIIYLRTNVRKENVFRYRVDLPPAGARELFLSYVELGNELAATPKFYNTLTANCTTIIFTMARVLDPTFPFDYRILLSGYLPGYLYDHGWLENNGTLEQIEKRASIDAKAQAGGREGYSERIRQ; encoded by the coding sequence ATGTCTTCTATCTTGAAATCAAAGCCCGTCCGCTTTCTAGGCAAGTTCGTCTTCGTATTATTCGTAATCATCTTTGCAATCTGGTCCAGCTTTGCCATGTGGTTCCAGTTGCCTTTCGGCAATGCTGTGCGCGGCTCGATCATCGCCGTCTGGCTGGCAATCGCGCTGTGGGTCATCGCAGGCGAGCGAAACTTCTATTGCATGCGCAAGCGACTGTTCTTCTGCCTGCTGGCACTGTTGATGCTCGGCTGGTGGGCCACGATACGCCCATCGCTCGACCGCATCTGGGCACCAGACGTCGCGCGAACCGTCACCGGCAAGATTGATGGCGATAATGTTACGCTTTTCAATGTTCGCGATTTCGACTGGCGAACACCAAATGATTTCACACCCAACTGGAAAGAAGCCACCTACGATCTGAGCAAGATAAACTCTGTCGATGTTTACCTCTCCTATTGGGCTGGCCCGGCCATTGCGCATACGCTGCTGTCGTTCGGGTTTGAAGACGGCAGACACGTCGTCTTTTCTGGAGAAATCCGCAGGGAGCATCACGAGGTCTTTTCATCCATAGGTGGATTTTTTCGCGAGTTTGAACTGGCGATGATCGCGGCGGAAGAAAGCGACATCATCTATCTGCGGACCAATGTGCGCAAAGAAAATGTCTTTCGCTATCGGGTGGACCTGCCCCCGGCAGGCGCAAGAGAGCTTTTCCTTTCTTATGTCGAGCTTGGCAATGAGCTGGCAGCCACACCAAAATTCTACAACACACTGACTGCCAATTGTACGACGATCATTTTCACAATGGCGCGTGTGCTCGATCCGACATTCCCATTTGATTATCGGATCCTGCTTTCAGGCTATCTGCCGGGATATCTCTACGATCATGGCTGGCTCGAAAATAACGGCACTCTGGAGCAGATAGAGAAACGTGCATCCATCGACGCCAAGGCGCAGGCTGGCGGACGTGAAGGCTATTCCGAACGCATACGCCAATAA